Genomic DNA from Methanosarcina sp. MTP4:
AAATCCGAAACATCGAGTTCGTCGCTGCAGGCGATAAAAGGCCCGAAAGCCGCAAAGGTGTCAAAACTCTTTGCCCGGGTCCACTGCCCATCTTTTTGCTGGAGATCCCGGGCGGTTACGTCGTTGAAACAGGTATAACCGGCAATCACGTCCTCAGCCCGGTCAGCCTTGATGTTCTTGAAGCGCTTCCCGATCACAACAGCAAGTTCGGCTTCATAGTCGACTCTTGAACTGCAGGCAGGATAGAGGATCTTGTCTTCATGCCCGACAACGGCAGAAGGAGGTTTTAAAAAAAGGATAGGGGCTTCCGGGACTTCCATGGACAGTTCTTCGGCATGGTCCCGGTAATTCAGGCCGACACAGATAATCTTGGAAGGGCATGCAGGAGGAAGGATACGAAGTTCCGAGAGCTCATATATACCGGAACTTCCCTTCGGATACACGCGATTGTCATCGATTTCCCCGTAGAAGACCTCATCTCCTGCCCTGAACCTGCCTATCATATCTCTTGCCATCCTTTTCTCCGATCTCAATACTTTGCCTTTCAGTCCTTTTTTCAGAGTTCAGTTCATTAACATTCAGTTCTTTGCCCTTCAGTTCATTAACATTCAGTTCATTAACATTCAGTTCTTTGCCCTTCAGCCCTTCTCTTCCGACCCCTACTTCTTCCTGCTTTCAGTTCCATTTTTTTAAAAACATATATCGAAACTTAAATTTTAACTCTTCGCCCACTGGCATCCCGTGCATATTTCCCGAGTTCCGAATCCACGAGCTGCACGCCGGAAAAAACAGGCCCGTCCTTGCAGACCCTGAGCCCGGACCGATCAATGCAACAAGCACCGCAGACCCCGATCCCACACTTGAAATAGCGGTGAAGGCTGAACTCCGATTTATCAAGCACCTCTTTTTCCTGCAGGATTTTAAAGATAAAACCCATCATGACCTCCGGGCCGCAGACAGCGATATTGTCATAGGAGGAAACGTCGATCTTTTTGAGGACATCGGTTACAAACCCTTTCGTCCCCTTTGAGCCGTCATCAGTAGTGATGTCAAGAACCCCGGCTGCCGCAAAACGTTCTTCAAAAAGCAGGTCTCCACCGCTCCGGGCTCCGAGAATCGTATGCACTTTTGCCCCGGCGGTACTGGCTGCTTCAGCATAGGGAGCCAGGGGGGCAGCCCCGACTCCTCCGGCAATGACCAGAATCTTTTCCCCTGCTGCGGGAGAGGAAAAACCTTTTCCGAGAGGCCCACGGAGCCCAAAAGAATCTCCTTCCTTCAACTCAAAGAGCTTCGCTGTCGCTTCCCCGACATTCTGGACAGTAATAGAATTTTTCCGGGAAAGCCCCATCGGTACTTCGTCCACGCCCCGGACCCAGACCATCACGAACTGGCCGGGTTCCATTTCCTCAAACCGGTGATCGAAAACAAAAGTCCTGATAAAAGGGGACTCTTCCATTATTTTTTCTATAGTAGCATTAAGAGGAATCATCAGACCACCTTAGCATAACATTGCCAATCATCAGCACATTGACCTTCCGGCATAATCAGCACATCACCCGTCAACATATCGCCCGATAGCGTGTCGTTCGCCAACATATTGCAGTTCATCATACTGCCTCGTGGGCAAGACCTACAAAGTCCCTTGCATCCGAATACCCTTTCCGCTGAAGGAACACCTCAATCCCCGAACTGATTTCGGAAAAGACATCCGTACGGTCGTACACTGCAGACCCGACCTGAACAGCTGCCGCGCCTGCCATCATCATTTCCACGGCGTCTTCCCAGGAAGCAACCCCTCCGACCCCCACCACCGGGATCTCAAGGGCAGCATAGAGGTCATATACACATTTTACTGCAACGGGTTTGACCGCAGCCCCGGAAAGGCCGCCAGACCTGTTCCCGAGCACGGGGTACCCGGACTCGATATCGATAGCCATCCCTTTCACGGTATTGATAGCAACGACAGCATCCGCACCCCCGGCTTCAGCAGCTTTTCCGATGGCTGTGATATCAGCGACATTGGGGGTAAGCTTGACCCAGACAGGCAAGTCAGTCACTTCTTTTACGGCTGCAGTGACCGCTTCTACCAGGCAGGGGTTTGAGCCGATAGCAGCCCCGTACCCTTCGGCATGGGGACAGCTCACGTTGAGCTCGAAAGCATCGGGCTGGCCCGGGAGAAGCCCTTGTGCAACTTCCGCAAACTCTTCGGGGTTCCCACCAAAGATACTTGCGATTACCGGAACCCCGGAATCCTTCTTTGCGATCTCGAGTTCCTGCACGAATTCGGCGTAAGAGGGATTTGGAAGCCCCATGGCGTTTAAAAAACCGCAGTCCAGCTTGACCATGCTCGGATTCGAATGCCCGTATTTGGGCTCCGGGCCGATTGACTTGGTCACAACTGCTCCTGCCCCACCTTCCCGGGCAACCCTGCAGAGCGATGCCCCGGTGGTCCCCAGCACGCCAGCTGCAAGGATTGTGGGATTTTTCATTTCAAGGCCTGTGAGGGTATACATTTCAGGAAAACTCCATGTAATTTTTGAACAACTTAATTTTTAACAGTTACACGAATCCCCGGACAACTGGGAAAGCGCCTGTTCAGCCAGCCTTTTCCCGCCCATATCCACGAACTTGTGCCCGAGTTCCTGAGCCTTTTCTATGCAACCTACCAGGGGCAAGAACTCATCTATCCGGACTACTTCCTTCCCGTCAAGGGAAAGGACCTCAGCCCGCACATGGATCTCCTGCCCGTTGGAAGTAAACTCGGCATAGGAACCAACAGGAGTCGTACAGCCGCCTCCGAGTTCGGTGATCAGGATGCGTTCGATTTCTGTGAGAATCCGGCTCTGCGGGTGATCAAGTTTGGAAACCGCTTTTTCAGCTTCCGTGCCTGCCCGGGTGACCACCGCAATGGTCCCCTGGTTCGGGGAGGGACAGAAAAAGTCAGGATTCAGGATTTCCCCTTCAAGTTCCCAGCCCATGCGTTCAAGCCCGGCCTTAGCGAGCAGGATGCCGTCATATTGACCTTCCCTGAGTTTCCTCAGCCTCGTGTCAATGTTGCCCCTGAGTTCCTGGACCACCAGGTCAGGCCTGTAACGGCGAACCTGGGCAGCTCTTCGGAGGGAACTGGTCCCTATAATTGCCTGCTCTGGCAGTTCGTCCAGGGGGGTCCCGTCATAGGTGAGCAGGATATCGAAGGGGGTGTCCCTTTCCAGGACAGCCACGGTTGGAAGTTCTTCCGGGCGGATAGTGGGCATGTCTTTCATGGAATGAACTGCAATGTCAACTTCCCCTGCAAGCATCACATCGTCCAGTTCCCGGACAAAAGCCCCAACCCCGGCAACGGCATGCAGGGGGCGGTCCGTAAACCGGTCTCCACTGGTTTTTATGATTTTCTGGTTTGTTTCGACCCCGTTCTCTTTCAGGAGACGGGAAACGAGTATAGTCTGGGCAAGCGCAAGGTTGCTGCCCCGGGTCCCTATGATCATGATGAAATCCTCAAACGTTATCAACTTTTTTCAGGGCTTTTTGAGATTTGTTTTAGAACTGGCCTTTTAGAGATTGTTCTTATAGGCCTCGAGGGTCTTTTCGATATCCTCTTCGGTATGGGCTTCCGAGAGGAAGTTTGTCTCGAACTGAGAGGGAGGCAGGAAAATCCCGCCGGAAAGCATCCTGTGGAAGAAGGCAAAGTAACCTTCCTTGTCACATTTCAGGACGTCCTGGTAGTTTGAAGGTTCTGCCCCGAAGAAGATCTTGAACATGGAGGCAATTCCGCAGACGCTGTAGTCAAGCCCTTCGTCAGCTACGATTTCGGAAAGTGCGGTCCTGAAGGCGTCTCCCTTTGCATTCAGTTTTGCGTGCAGGTTCTCCTGCTTGAAGTAGTCAAGCACTGCAATGCCCGCTGCCATGGAACAGGGGCTTCCGCTAAAGGTTCCAGCCTGGTAGACCGGCCCGGAGGGAGAAACCTTCTCCATGATCTCTTTTCGTCCACCGAATACCCCGACCGGAAGCCCCCCACCCACGATTTTTCCGAGGGTGGTCATGTCGGGCACGACCCCGTAATACTCCTGGGCCCCGCCCATGGCGAGCCTGAATCCGGTGATGACTTCGTCGAAAATCAGGAGGACGTCGTTTTCCTCTGTGAGCTTGCGGACTTCTTTCAGGTAGCCCGGTTTCGGAAGGATCGGGCCTACATTTCCCTGCACGGGTTCGAGGATGACAGCCGCAAGGTCGTCTTTGTTTTTCTCCACAAGCTCGGTCATACCCTCGATATCGTTAAACTGGGCCTGCAGGGTATACTTCGTGAAATCGGCAGGGATACCAAGAGAATCGGGTTCCCCGTGGGTGCTTGCCCCGGAACCGGCCTTAACCAGCACCGCGTCATGAGCCCCGTGGAAACCACCTTCGATCTTGACGAATTTCTTCCTGCCCGTAAACCCGCGGGCCAGGCGGATTGCGCTCATTGTAGCTTCGGTCCCGGTCGACACGAAACGGAGCATATCAATGCTCGGGTAATACCCCGCAATTTTCTCTGCCAGGGTTACCTCGAGTTCCGAGGGGGTACCGTAAAGCCAGCCCTTGTCGAGCTGAGCCCTGATCGCTTCCTTGATTACAGGGTGGTTGTGCCCCAGAATTTCCGGGCCATAGGCCAGGCAGTAGTCGATATACTCGTTTCCATCAAGGTCCCTGATCTTCGAGCCGTCGGCTGATGCCGTGTAGAAGGGGTATGGTTTGATTGCACGCACCGGGCTGCTTACCCCGCCCGGGAGCAGGGTCTTTGCCTTTTCGAACATTTCTCTGGACTTTTCAAGCGTCATGGGAATTTCACCGATTAGACTGAAAACGAATCGAATTATAACCCAGGTTGTAATCGATATTATAATGACTTGTAATCGATATTATAATGACTTGTAATCGATATTATAATGGCTTGTAATCGATATTGTAATGACTTGCAATCGATATTATAACCAGGTTGTAATTGATTTGCAGATATTCCTTAAACTTTTGTTAAATTCTGTTTCTTATCTGTATTACAGCCTCTCCCCCTATTAAGCAGTTATTGCTGATTTTTGGAATAGACATTAAGGATAACCGAAAAAAGAGAAGAGACATAACAAAATGAAAAAGTTAAAAACGGAAGTTCAAGTCCGAAAATAGAGCCTGAAAGATTAGAGAGCTTAAAATAAAAACATTTAAAATAAAAAAAAGGAAGCGCCTGAAGATCAGGGCGCTGACTTCAGCATACGGGCGATGTCCTTTGCGGAATAAGTAATAATGATGTCCGCACCTGCCCTCTTGATAGAAAGGAGGGCTTCGTATACTACCTTTTTCTCATCAAGCCAGCCGTTTGCTGCCGCTGCCTTGAGCATGGAGTACTCCCCACTCACGTTATAGGCGGCGGTGGGCATCCCGAACTCGGTCTTTACCCGGTACACGATGTCCAGGTAGGGGAGAGCAGGCTTTACCATGAGGATATCCGCACCTTCGGCAACGTCGAGGGTGACTTCCCGTAGGGCCTCGTCGCTGTTGGCAGGGTCCATCTGGTAGCTTGAGCGGTCCCCGAAAGAGTAGCCGGATTCGGCAGCCTCCCTGAAGGGCCCGTAAAAGGCAGAGTGGAACTTTGCGGCATAGGACATGATAGGGATATTTTCGAAACCATGCTCATCAAGTGCCCTCCGGATAGCTACCACCATCCCGTCCATCATCCCGGAAGGAGCAACCATGTCGGCCCCGGCTTTTGCGTGGCTGACCGCAATTTTCCCGAGGATTTCAAGGGTAGGGTCGTTCAGGACCTCCTCTTTCTTGAAGTCCACGATCCCGCAGTGCCCGTGATCGGTGTACTCACACATGCAGATGTCCGTGATCACCACCAGATCGTCCCCGACTTCGGCCTTGATCCTCCGGACAGCTTCCTGGATAACGTCCTTTTCCCCGTAGGAAGAACTGCCCTCGGCATCCTTATGCCCCGGTACGCCGAAAAGGATCACTGCCGGAATCCCTAGTTCGGCGATCTCTTTTGCCTCTTTTGCAACCTCTGAGAGGGGAAAGCCGAAAACCCCTGGCATGGAAGAAAATTCGACAGGGGAGTCAATAGTCTCATTCACAAAGATTGGTTGGACCAGGTCGTCAACCGTGAGGACGGTCTCCCTCACAAGATTCTTTATCTTTCCTTTTCTCAATCTTCTCAACCTGATATCTGGAAACATGGGATCACTCCTGTAACTTAAACTGTAACTTAAAAATTGAGCCTGCAAATAGAAAATATTAACTATGCGAATTATATTCGCATGAGTTGAATGTAAATAATCCGAATTGAAGATTGGCCGTACAAATTAATTAATCCTGTAAGCCGGGGTATTGCTGACATTAGGTATTACCAGCAGTAGGTATTGCCAGCAACAAGTATTGCCAGCAACAAGTATTGTGGGTATTAGTCCTTCCCACAGCCGGGTTTTGCTCTTTCGACCCTCACCTTATCTTTATCCAGACAGAAAACCCTGGAAACCACATCAAGGAACTCCTCGTTTCCGAGTTCTGCAGCCTGCCTGAGGACTTTCGTAGGTTCACCCAGAATCTTGTTGACAATGGAATGGGTAAGATCGTCAAGGACCTGGGTTTCGATTTCCCCGATCGTATGATAGGCCTTGAGGCGGTTTACAGCTTTTTCCCGCTCCTGCATCCGGACATCATAAACCTGCTTATAAAGTTCGGTGATCAGGCGGTCGGCTTTCTGGCGCTTGTACTGGATATTCAGGAGCCGGAGTTCTTCCTGGATCATCTCTTCGGCTTTCCTGGCCTCTTCCTTTCGCATCTTCAGGGTCTTTTCACTGATGACCCGGAGGTTGTCAATGTTGCAGAGTTCAACGTTCTCAAGTTCCGCTACGGACTCCTCAATATCCCGGGGGTTTGCGATATCGACCATAAGGAGTTTGCTGCCCCGGTCCCTGACGGCATCCTCAACCATCTCCCGGGTAAGTATATAGTGGGGAGCCCCGGTCCCGCTGATAACCACATCGGCATCCTGGAGGTAATTCATAACATCGTCAAGTTTTACTGCATGCCCACCGAGCTCGTAGGCAAGTTCCTCAGCCCGCTGATAGGTCCGGTTTGCGATGTAGATACCTTCGATATCCTTTTCTGCCAGAGCTTTTGCGACCAGGACCCCTATTTCCCCTGCCCCTATCACAAGCACGTTCTTGCCTTCCAGGCCCCCGAAAATATCTTCGGCAAGGTCCACAGCAGCCGAACCGATTGAAACCGAGCCCTTATTGATACGGGTTTCATTCCGGATTCTCTTACCGACCTGGATTGCCTTGTCAAAAGCCGTATCCAGGATTTTTCCCGTGGTCCCGGACTTTTTGGAATAGGCATAAAGCTCCTTGATCTGCCCCAGGATCTGGTCTTCTCCCACAATCATGGACTCCAGGCCGCCGGAGAGACGGAGCAGGTGTTCCAGGGACTCGTCATGCCCGAAAAATTCAATAATATGTGTGGAAGCCCCCATTTCCTTTGCAAAAGAGAAAAGAACACTGCTGCTTTTTGGGGAAACGACATAGATTTCAACCCTGTTGCAGGTTTTTAAAACAACGCATTCATACACGTATTCATGGTTGTAAAGGTTATGGAGCAAACCGTCAAGGTCCCCGTGCCAGGCGGACTCCATTTCATCGATCTTTGCTTTTTTGTGGGATATAACCATACTTGAAATTTCTGTCACAGAGAGCCTCCGGAGAGATTATAGGGATTGTACATTGAATTGCACTAAAGGGTTGGTGCATTGAATTGCCCATAAGATGGTACATGAAATTATAGAGTATTAGTGTGTAGAGATAAGTGTGTAGATAATTTGTCGTATATTACTTCTTATCGCTTTCATCGATGTGAGCCGAAACCAGGGAATATGCAAGTTCTGCCGCTTTTTCATAAGAATCGGAGAAACTTTCCCAGACACTTTCGCTTTCAAGGACCTTCCAGAGGAGTTCTTTCCTCTTTTTCTGCTCGCCTACATGTTCTTTCAGGTAGCACCGGAGCTCGTCCTGGAGCCGGATCATATCGGAATACTGTGGAGTGATCAGGCTTTCGATTTTCCTGCGGGAATATTTTGAAACCGCCGGGCTTCGGCCCAGAGTGGAAATCCCAATTACAAGGTCCCCTCTTTTTATGACTGACGGGATAACAACACTACCTAAAACATCCACCTGATTAATCAAAATATCGCTTTCCCCGGCAATGGACGTGATTTTCCTGTTAAGCGAGGAATCGCTGGTTGCGGGGATAACGAGAAAAGCCCCATTGATAAACTCCCGGAGTTCGGAGTCCGTTACCCCCGAAAGGTCCAGCCGGACCAGCCGGAGCTTTCCGCAAGCTTCAAGTTCTTGCAGCCTTTGGGAAAAGCCAAGGCTCACAACAGTGGTCTTTGCACAACTGCAGAAGAGTTCGGCTTTTCGCTCGCCTACGGAGCCTCCACCAAAAATCACAACCTTCCGGTTCGAAAGGTCAAGCATCAAAGGCAGGTAATTATTTGTCCCGGTCATCTTTCGGAGCACCTCGCAATGTAGAAAAAATAATCACTGAGATAATCACGAAAAAATTATTAAAACCTGACCCGTAAAAAGGCCCTTTAAAGCCGGACTCCGGTTTTCTTGAATTCCCGGTCGCTGAAGAAAAGGGTATAGTCCTTAATTCCGGTAGCTTCCGAAATTTTCTCAGCCACTTTTACACAGTCATTGGGGTTATAGGAATGAACCATTGTAAACAGGTTATACTGCCAGTCAGGATAGCGGGGGCGTTCATAACAGTGCGTAACTTCGGGAAATTCAGCCATGATATTCCCTACCGTTTCGATCTGCTCATCAGGAACATTCCAGACACACATTGCATTGGCTTTTATGCCTATGGCTCTGTGCCCGATTGAAGCCGCAAAGCGACGGATCTTCCCGGCTTTCTGGAGGTTTTTAAGCCTGTCAACAACCTCCTGTTCACTGATTCCAAGTTCGGAAGCAAACCCTTTGAAAGGAGAATGCGTGATTGGAATTCCGTCCTGCACGAGTTTTAGCAGTTTTACATCCGTTTTATCCATAATTTCACCTGATATCAAACTTTACCTGAATCTTAAACAGGTGCTTTGTAGGAAGATCAAGAAGAGGACAACCTGTTTTCTCCCGAATTTCACTGAGAATCTTCTCAAGCCTGTTTTTATTTGGAGCAGAAAGCGTAAACCAGAGATTATATTGTGCAGCACTTCTGAGGTAATTATGGGAAACTTCGGGATACTCGTTAATAATAATAGCAATTTCCTCTATGCGGGACTCGGGCACTTTCAGGGCTACAAGAGTACTTACTCCTCCCATATTTCTCATGCTGAGGACAGGGCCTACCCTTCTTACTGCCCCTTTCCTGTTGAGTTCACGCAACCTTTCAATTACCTCAATTTCCGGAATCCCGAGAATCTCGCCTAACCTTGCAAAAGGTTCGACTTCGAGGGGGACTTCCTGCTGGATAAGGTTGAGGATTCTTTTGTCTGTCTCATCAAGTTCTATTACCGGAACTTCCCCGTCATAAGGATCCATTTCACAGGAAAAAGTGGCAGCCTCTTTCCGGAGCCGGTCTTTATAATTTTCAATGTCAATCATCCTGATCACGTATCATTTTTCCGGGGCCTGTAGATGCAGTAGGGCTCCTCTTCAAGGTAATCGCCGGTTGCGGCATATGCCCTTGCCCTGCAGCCTCCGCAGACTTTTTTGTATTCACAGTCCCCGCACTTGCCCTTGAGCTCGTCGGGGTCCCTGAGTTTTTTAAATACTTCGGCGTCTTCCCAGATTTCCCTGAAAGGCTGTTCTTTAATATTCCCGGCAAGGACGGGCAGGTAGCCACAGGGATAAACTTCTCCTACACTTGACACAAAACAAAAGCCTGTGCCTCCGAGACAGCCCTTTGTCATGGCCTCGTAGCCGTGGGTCTTCACCGAAATCTCGATGCCTTCTTTTTTCGCCCGCTGGCGCATGATCCTGAAATAGTGGGGGGCGCAGGTTGCTTTCAGCTGGATTTCAGCCTCTTTTTGCATGTCATAGAACCAGTTCAGGACACGTTCGTATTCCGCAGGGGAAACCTCGTCGGAATCGCTGCCCCGGCCTGTAGGCACAAGGAAAAAGACGTGGTATGCCGCAGCCCCAAGCTCTTTTGCAAGCTCGTAGGTATCCGGGACCTCTTCGAGGTTGCGCTTTGAAATCGTCGTGTTGACCTGAAAAGGAAGCCCGCCCGCCCTGAGGACGGCAATGCCTGCAAGAGCCCTTTCAAACGCTCCGGGCACTCCCCGGAACTCGTCATGGGTCTTTGCATTCGCCCCGTCAAGGCTGATGCTGACCCTCTGGACTCCGGCTGCTTTTAATTTTTCAACTATTTCCGGGGTAAGGAGCGTGCCGTTCGTGGCAAGCACCACCCGGAAACCCGAATCCGTCCCGTAGCGGGCAATTTCAAAAACGTCCGGCCTCGTAAGAGGTTCGCCCCCGCTCAGGATCAGGATGGGTTTTCCGAATTCCGCCACCTCATCAATGAAGTGCTTTGCTTCCTCGGTTGTGAGTTCGCCCGCGGGAACCTCGGAGGTTGAAGAGCCCCGGCAGTGCACACAGCTCAGGTTGCAACCCGCCGTAAGTTCCCATGCAATAAGCCTTGGTGCTTTCATCATGGTAATCATAAGTTTTAGAAACTGGAACTTTGGATCTGAATCTAATTTAGGATAATTGAGAGGTATACCTGAGAGGTCATATTAATATCCTGCCATTTCAGGTGAAAACCAGCAAAAAATCATTAGAATATTTACCTTTAGATAATACAGAAACAGGTCCTATTAATATTCTTTCATTTCATATAATTTATGAACCGGGAATTCCCGGGAAAACAGAAGAAAGACAAATGGGCAAAAGAGGGGGAAGAAGAAAGGGAAGAAAAAGGGATACAAAAATATAAAAAATCCGCAGGAAAATAAAAAATCCAGAGGACCCGGGAAAGAACCCGGGTAAAAACACGAACCAGACAAGGGAAAAAATTACTCAAGCAACGTCCTTGCATTGATAAAGCCGCTCCGGAGCATGTGGTCGGCAAGCACCAGGGCAACCATGGCTTCTCCCACAGGCACCATGCGCGGGGGGATGGTGGGATCGTGCCGTCCTTTGATTACGATTTCCGTATCTTCTCCGGTTTCGAGGTCCACTGTCTGCTGGGACTTCCCGATGGAGGGGGTTGGCTTTACGGCAGCCCGGCAGACTATGTCCAGGCCCGTGGAAATTCCCCCAAGTGTCCCGCCTGCGTTATTGCTCCTGCAGGTAACTTTTCCTTCCTGCATGCAGAAGGAGTCATTCATCTCACTACCCCGCAAACGCGCAGCTTCAAACCCGGCTCCGAGTTCAAAGCCCTTGACTGCGGGGATACTCATAAGCGCTTTTGCAAGGTCGGCATCAAGCCTGTCAAAGACCGGTTCTCCCAGACCTGCAGGCACGCCCCTTACGACAAGCTCGACAATTCCCCCGATGCTGTCGTTTTCCTCCTTTGCGCTTTTGGCGGTTTCAAGCATACTTTCTGCGGCTTCAAGGTCGGCACAGCGTACAGGCGTCTTTTCTACGTTTTCGACGATTTCTTCAAAGGAAAGAGCTTTTGCCCGGACTCCCCCGAGTTCCAGCACATGCCCGGCAACCCGGATTCCGAAACGGGCAAGGAGGAGTTTGGCAATGGCTCCGCCTGCAACCCTGCCGATGGTCTCCCGGGCAGAAGACCTGCCTCCACCACGGTAGTCCCGGATTCCGTAGCGAGCCATGTAAGAAAAATCGGCATGGCCGGGGCGGGGGGTATTTTTGATAGCATCGTAAGCCGAAGAGCGGGCGTCCGCATTCCAGACCAGCATGGAAATAGGAGTACCGGTACTCATACCTTCGAAAATCCCGGAAAGGACCTCCACTTTATCCTGTTCTTTGCGCGGGGTAGAAAGTGCGCTCTGTCCCGGGCGCCTCCGGTCCAGTTCCTTCTGGATATCAGCCTCAGAGAAGGAAAGCCCTGCAGGCACCCCGTCCACCACAACGCCCACTGCCCGGCCGTGGGACTCACCCCAGGTAGTAATTCGAAACATCTGCCCGAAAACGTTTCCTGCCATGCATCTTAACTGGTTTTTTTGCTATTTGATTCTTGGGGTAAGGGGATAGCAGGCTCTATATGCACAACCACATCGGAAACCCCTTCGTATTCAGCCTTCAAAAGCTTGCTTACGCTGTGGGAGATCAGGTGAGCTTCCTCGATAGGCATGTCGGGCCGGACAAGCAGGTGCATGTCAATCCGGATGTCCCCCATGCCCCCGCGAGTACGAATCTTATGGCAATCGAGCACCCCTTCAACCCCCATTACAACATCACAGATCTCGTCCTCATCGAGCTGGGACATATCAAGGAGAGTCGCCGAACTCTGTTTGATAATTCTAAACCCTGCGCGGAGGATGAGGAAAGATATTACGAGGGCTATAAACGGGTCGAGAAGAGGGTAGCCGAACTTTACGGCGACAAGGCCCACAATCACCGAAAGAGAGACGTAGATATCACTTTTCGTATGCATGGAGTCTGCGATAAGGACCTGGCTTTGCAGGGAAACCCCCTCCCTGTGCTCGTAGCGCGTGACCAGGAAATTTATGCCCATGGTCCCCAGCATCACAAGGAAACTGACTGCAGTGACTTCAGGCAGATCCCGGGTAAAAAACCGGCCCAGCGCGTCCTGAAAAATCTCAAACGCCACAAAAATCAGGAGAAGGGCGATAAAAACCGAAGCAAGGGTCTCGTACTTCTGATGCCCGTAAGGATGGTCCTTATCCGGAGGACGGGACGCGATATAGATTCCAGCCAAT
This window encodes:
- the hemA gene encoding glutamyl-tRNA reductase; this encodes MTEISSMVISHKKAKIDEMESAWHGDLDGLLHNLYNHEYVYECVVLKTCNRVEIYVVSPKSSSVLFSFAKEMGASTHIIEFFGHDESLEHLLRLSGGLESMIVGEDQILGQIKELYAYSKKSGTTGKILDTAFDKAIQVGKRIRNETRINKGSVSIGSAAVDLAEDIFGGLEGKNVLVIGAGEIGVLVAKALAEKDIEGIYIANRTYQRAEELAYELGGHAVKLDDVMNYLQDADVVISGTGAPHYILTREMVEDAVRDRGSKLLMVDIANPRDIEESVAELENVELCNIDNLRVISEKTLKMRKEEARKAEEMIQEELRLLNIQYKRQKADRLITELYKQVYDVRMQEREKAVNRLKAYHTIGEIETQVLDDLTHSIVNKILGEPTKVLRQAAELGNEEFLDVVSRVFCLDKDKVRVERAKPGCGKD
- the hemL gene encoding glutamate-1-semialdehyde 2,1-aminomutase, whose product is MTLEKSREMFEKAKTLLPGGVSSPVRAIKPYPFYTASADGSKIRDLDGNEYIDYCLAYGPEILGHNHPVIKEAIRAQLDKGWLYGTPSELEVTLAEKIAGYYPSIDMLRFVSTGTEATMSAIRLARGFTGRKKFVKIEGGFHGAHDAVLVKAGSGASTHGEPDSLGIPADFTKYTLQAQFNDIEGMTELVEKNKDDLAAVILEPVQGNVGPILPKPGYLKEVRKLTEENDVLLIFDEVITGFRLAMGGAQEYYGVVPDMTTLGKIVGGGLPVGVFGGRKEIMEKVSPSGPVYQAGTFSGSPCSMAAGIAVLDYFKQENLHAKLNAKGDAFRTALSEIVADEGLDYSVCGIASMFKIFFGAEPSNYQDVLKCDKEGYFAFFHRMLSGGIFLPPSQFETNFLSEAHTEEDIEKTLEAYKNNL
- a CDS encoding dihydroorotate dehydrogenase; translation: MYTLTGLEMKNPTILAAGVLGTTGASLCRVAREGGAGAVVTKSIGPEPKYGHSNPSMVKLDCGFLNAMGLPNPSYAEFVQELEIAKKDSGVPVIASIFGGNPEEFAEVAQGLLPGQPDAFELNVSCPHAEGYGAAIGSNPCLVEAVTAAVKEVTDLPVWVKLTPNVADITAIGKAAEAGGADAVVAINTVKGMAIDIESGYPVLGNRSGGLSGAAVKPVAVKCVYDLYAALEIPVVGVGGVASWEDAVEMMMAGAAAVQVGSAVYDRTDVFSEISSGIEVFLQRKGYSDARDFVGLAHEAV
- the hemB gene encoding porphobilinogen synthase produces the protein MFPDIRLRRLRKGKIKNLVRETVLTVDDLVQPIFVNETIDSPVEFSSMPGVFGFPLSEVAKEAKEIAELGIPAVILFGVPGHKDAEGSSSYGEKDVIQEAVRRIKAEVGDDLVVITDICMCEYTDHGHCGIVDFKKEEVLNDPTLEILGKIAVSHAKAGADMVAPSGMMDGMVVAIRRALDEHGFENIPIMSYAAKFHSAFYGPFREAAESGYSFGDRSSYQMDPANSDEALREVTLDVAEGADILMVKPALPYLDIVYRVKTEFGMPTAAYNVSGEYSMLKAAAANGWLDEKKVVYEALLSIKRAGADIIITYSAKDIARMLKSAP
- a CDS encoding fumarylacetoacetate hydrolase family protein, which codes for MIGRFRAGDEVFYGEIDDNRVYPKGSSGIYELSELRILPPACPSKIICVGLNYRDHAEELSMEVPEAPILFLKPPSAVVGHEDKILYPACSSRVDYEAELAVVIGKRFKNIKADRAEDVIAGYTCFNDVTARDLQQKDGQWTRAKSFDTFAAFGPFIACSDELDVSDLKISCRVNGETRQESSTSNLIFDIPYLIEFISEIMTLEVGDVIATGTPPGVGEMQRGDCVEVEIQGIGTLRNEVI
- the hemC gene encoding hydroxymethylbilane synthase, which encodes MIIGTRGSNLALAQTILVSRLLKENGVETNQKIIKTSGDRFTDRPLHAVAGVGAFVRELDDVMLAGEVDIAVHSMKDMPTIRPEELPTVAVLERDTPFDILLTYDGTPLDELPEQAIIGTSSLRRAAQVRRYRPDLVVQELRGNIDTRLRKLREGQYDGILLAKAGLERMGWELEGEILNPDFFCPSPNQGTIAVVTRAGTEAEKAVSKLDHPQSRILTEIERILITELGGGCTTPVGSYAEFTSNGQEIHVRAEVLSLDGKEVVRIDEFLPLVGCIEKAQELGHKFVDMGGKRLAEQALSQLSGDSCNC
- a CDS encoding dihydroorotate dehydrogenase electron transfer subunit gives rise to the protein MIPLNATIEKIMEESPFIRTFVFDHRFEEMEPGQFVMVWVRGVDEVPMGLSRKNSITVQNVGEATAKLFELKEGDSFGLRGPLGKGFSSPAAGEKILVIAGGVGAAPLAPYAEAASTAGAKVHTILGARSGGDLLFEERFAAAGVLDITTDDGSKGTKGFVTDVLKKIDVSSYDNIAVCGPEVMMGFIFKILQEKEVLDKSEFSLHRYFKCGIGVCGACCIDRSGLRVCKDGPVFSGVQLVDSELGKYARDASGRRVKI
- a CDS encoding bifunctional precorrin-2 dehydrogenase/sirohydrochlorin ferrochelatase; amino-acid sequence: MTGTNNYLPLMLDLSNRKVVIFGGGSVGERKAELFCSCAKTTVVSLGFSQRLQELEACGKLRLVRLDLSGVTDSELREFINGAFLVIPATSDSSLNRKITSIAGESDILINQVDVLGSVVIPSVIKRGDLVIGISTLGRSPAVSKYSRRKIESLITPQYSDMIRLQDELRCYLKEHVGEQKKRKELLWKVLESESVWESFSDSYEKAAELAYSLVSAHIDESDKK